CAGGTGCCGATCAGTGGACGAGCGGTATGGGGCACATGGTGGGTCCGGGCACAGCGGTGCAGTCCCAGAGTCAGGGCAGAGCCAAGGCAGCATCGGTGAAACGCTGCCGCCGGCCACGCTTCATTCCCCACACCGTGGTAGCCATAAACCTGGCAGTTAGGGCTAGAAagacttgtttttcctctttagcaCAAAAGCTTGGGAAATCCTGTGATGACACGGGGTACAATTGTTTTATTGCTGTATTCTCAATAgaaaactattattattattattttagaaaatagGTTATCCACTGCACATCCAGACGAGAATCAAAAGTCGACTGAGAGCCTGGAGCAGCCCCAGCTGCCTCAGTGATTAAGACACAGGTAGCACCCGTCACACTTTATTTAAGCCCTGCCAGTCTCGTGAGAGCCTTAGGCTTTGTAGGTCAGCTCGGCGTTCATCTTTGTGTACATCTCATAAATCGCATCCAGTATGGGGGTGGCCTTCGAGAGAAATTGATGAATCTTCTCTATGCTTTCCTCTTCTTTGACTTCTTTACCCTTCTCTAATGCCTTCAGCAAATCTGATTTGTACGGAAGAGCATAGACTGACCCCtatgaaaaaggggaaaaaagctgtAAGGCTCCCACAAACACCAAATCCTCCGTATCCCACATGCAGGACCCTCATTTGGGTGGTTCCTGTGAGCTTTGGAGCATCCAGAGACCCCACGGCATCCCAAATAGGACATACGGGAACAACCTTGAGAGTGGTGGCTGGACCCTCAGAGAAACAGGAACACACAGAGAGAATCTCCTGGCAATACTGCTCAAAACAGATCAGCAGCTTCCCATGTTTCCAAGCCCTTATTCCTCTAAAACATATCACTTCTTGGGGCATCTGGGCTTAAAGAAAATCTGCTTTCCTCCATGGAGATGTGGACACTCACCATGAAGAGCTTCTGCAGCATCCAGCCATGGtatttcttcagtgcgatctcaTAAGCCTTCATGGCATTCACTCGGATGAGGTTTGGATGCTCCTCATCCCGCTCACCATCAGAGATGCTCTGCAGCAACACCAGCATGAACTTCAGCCCCCTGGGAGAAGAGCAGAGATGTTGGGGTGGGGAAGAAGatgcagcttcccagcccacagcTGGGCATCCCCTGAGCGTGGTGCATCCAGGTCCCCCCAAAAAtccacagccctgccagcacaCCCCGCCTCGCAGAGCTGATGCAGCCAGTGTActgggctgtgctccccaaaACGCACCACCACACACCGCCCCAGCCAGATGAGACTCTGGTAGGCATTTGATGGGCTCCCCGTGTGCCAGGATGCAGCCCAGAGCAGTGACACCATGAGTCACCTTTTCAACCACATCAGCGCCAGCGTCGCGCCTGTCTTGGGCCAGGCTGAACCGTGCATCTCCTTCTCCGCCTCCAGGATGTTCTGCAGCGTTTTGAACTTGCTGGGGTTGGAGTCGTAAACCGCACGGATTTTCTGGGGGCAGAGAAGGGGGGTTGGCTTCCAGGagccgccgggcagagcagcagcgGGCGGCACCGGAGAGCAGCCAGGCTGGCGTTCATGGACACGGTGAGACGTGGTGTCTGCAGCGAGCACCGTGGCTGCTAAATGGTGCTTTCACCAGGGAGCCTTGTTAATAAACACACCAAGATGTGCCACCACTGAACCAAAAGGCTCCCATGGAAATAAAAGCCCTTTTAGACACCTCTGGCTCTTGCTTCTCCAAACCCACAGCATCTCTGCTGAAAAACTCCCCCCCCTGAGCTTTTCCGTGCCCCTTCCTACCTTGATATTTCCAGTCAGGTCTGCCTTGACTGGTGAATAGACTATGGGAGTCCCCAGGCAATCTGTGGAGACATGGAGGGAGGACAATTAGTCCTTAGGGGACACAGAAGACACCACAAAGTCCTGAGTTGTAACCAAGAGGTTTCACCTTAACCATAGCCAAAGCATCAAGACACCTGCCAGCAAAGGGCTCTCTGGGTATTGCACATGGAACTCTGCCCCCTGTTCCCGTCCCGCCGGTGACCCTGTGATCACACTGGTCTGGGACACGGCCCCAGTGTGACAGTCTGGAGCAGCACGATGGACACAGGATTCTCTCTGCCCGTTCCCAGGCAGGCAGCCCGTGTCCTGCCCTGCCACCGAGCCATCACACAATAGATGACATTGTGGAGGGCAGCAGGACGGCACAGGCCATCATGGCACCAAGACGGCCACGCCAGCACCCACCCACGGCCCCTGCAGCACCTGCCCTGGTCAAGACGCGGGGTGAGCAGCCACGGGTGGGACCCACGGGCCAGCCCTGAGTGATGCCGGGGTGTCCCGGGGCAGGCAGCTTGGCTCCGCCGCAGCGTCGGTGGCTCTGCCGGGGTGTGGGGGTAGCAGAACGTTTCCCAACCGGGCTGCTCAGCGGGTTTGACAGGACCTTGATGCAATCCCGGCCCCGCCAAGCTACTGCCCCGAGGGGCACCAGGCACCGGGAGCAGCACCGACCGGGGATGGAGGAACAGCCTAGCACGGGGGGACCCCAAGAGCCAGTACCCCGGACCGGAGGGAGCACCCAGGATTGGGGAGGGTCTACCGGGGCCGGCGAGGCCCGAGGGCGCTCAGCGTGCTGAAGGCCTCGGCTGGGCGCGGCGGCGGGATCGGTACCGGGCCAGCCCTGCCGCAGCTCCCGTCCCCGCAGGGGGCCGGCCCGGGCTCACCGAAGAAGGGCGGCAAGTGCGCCACGGCCTCCAAGAAGGGCAACGTCTCAATCTGCTTGTCGGCCGGCAGCGCCTTGAACTCATGTTCCAGCAGCAGCGCCATAGCCCCACTCTGCCTGCTCCAGTCCGCTCCGGTTCCGCTTCGGTTCCGCACCGGCACCAGCCCCGCCGCCCGACCCGGCAGCGCGCTACCAgcgcgccccgcccccgccgcttcAACCAATGGCCGCGCACCGCCCACGCGCCTATCCGTCAATCGGAGTGTGGGGGCGGGCCCTGAAGTGAGGTGGGGGCGGTGCTATCGCAGCGCTGATGGGCGGAGCCAGTGCCGGTGGGCGGGGCCAGGCTCCCCCTGAGCCCCGGTACCTGTTCCCCCGCCACCCCCCATAGCCCGGGCCCGGCCGGCGGCGAGGGCCGGTTTGGGCACAGGAGGAGGCTGCGCGTCCCACCCCGGTTCATGTCCTGCTGCGGCCCGGAAGAAGCGCGGCTCAGCCCCGGCCTGGCCAAGGCCGCACGGGCACCCGCAAGCCGTGCCCCGGTTGCGGGGGGTGGAAACCGGAGCATCCCCCGCCGAGGTTGTTGACACCGTATCGGTCGCGCTCCGGACCTTCCGCCTCTGGCCAGGTGCCGAGTTCCTGCCTGGTGGCTATTAATTATTTAGGGGAGATACATTTTTAATCGGGAGCAGATGGTTCAGTTCACGCGTCCCGGGAGAACAAACCTGCCCGGACCCCAGCGCGGGGGCAACTACACCCGGCTCCTCCCGGGCGGTGCGGGGAGAGGGGTCGGGAGCGGAGAAAGGGGATTTACCGGTTTCAGGGGCCTCAAATGCGGTGTTTTTACCGGTTGTTCGGGACAAACGGGTCGTGTGGCGACACCGATCTCTGGCTCGCACACAGGGCGCCGGCACGAGGCCGCAGCCGCCTGTCGCCAGCGGTGACACACACCGGGGACCGCCGGCCGCCACCCCTCTCTCCACCACTCCGGCACTCGGCACGTCCCCCCGGTCACCGCCGCCCGGTGCGGAGTTCGGTGCGAGACGAACTCCACGAGAGCGGCCGCCGATTCCCGTCCCGCGAAGCTCGTCGCGGCCTGTCCCTCGGCGGCGCCCGTAGCGGCCGGCGGCGTTGCCATGACGACGGGCGGCGGCCGGTGGGAGCGGGCCATGGCGCTGCGCTGGGCGGCACGGGGCCGGGCCCCGGAGCGCTGGGCCGCCGAGCGGCGCCGGGAGCTGGAG
This DNA window, taken from Patagioenas fasciata isolate bPatFas1 chromosome 17, bPatFas1.hap1, whole genome shotgun sequence, encodes the following:
- the GLTP gene encoding glycolipid transfer protein, producing MALLLEHEFKALPADKQIETLPFLEAVAHLPPFFDCLGTPIVYSPVKADLTGNIKKIRAVYDSNPSKFKTLQNILEAEKEMHGSAWPKTGATLALMWLKRGLKFMLVLLQSISDGERDEEHPNLIRVNAMKAYEIALKKYHGWMLQKLFMGSVYALPYKSDLLKALEKGKEVKEEESIEKIHQFLSKATPILDAIYEMYTKMNAELTYKA